From a single Flavobacterium sp. genomic region:
- a CDS encoding sensor histidine kinase codes for MQLKFKKSYKFALKSSFYITLFFLATILLYHFFIQSLHLLIVLAFSTIFYFATFFLIQFRVEHFIYKRVKKIYDDVSLLETTSYINQPITTDMATLTKEVKKFARDKKLEIETLKIREEYRKEFLGNVSHELKTPLFTIQGYLLTLLDGAMEDKNIRTKYLERAEKGVERLIYIVKDLDMITKLEVGEINLDVTRFNIVEVIQNVFDLFEMKASNKNITLTFDTRYSKPIWVMADQEKIQQIVTNLVVNSIKYGKKGGTTEVSIEDLINNKVIVRITDNGEGIEKQNIPRLFERFYRVDKSGARSEGGSGLGLAIVKHIIEGHDEKIYVESQIGVGSEFSFTLEKTK; via the coding sequence CATTTTTTTATTCAGTCATTACATTTGTTAATTGTATTGGCTTTTTCAACTATTTTTTATTTTGCTACCTTTTTTTTAATTCAATTTAGAGTTGAGCATTTTATTTACAAAAGAGTAAAAAAAATATATGATGATGTTTCTCTTTTAGAAACTACCTCTTATATAAATCAGCCCATAACTACAGATATGGCTACTTTGACCAAAGAAGTAAAGAAATTTGCTCGTGACAAAAAGCTAGAAATTGAAACCCTAAAAATTAGAGAAGAATATCGTAAAGAATTTTTAGGAAATGTTTCTCACGAATTAAAAACACCTCTTTTTACCATTCAAGGGTATTTGCTAACGCTATTAGATGGGGCAATGGAGGACAAAAATATTCGTACAAAATATCTAGAACGTGCAGAAAAAGGGGTAGAGCGGTTAATTTACATTGTGAAAGATTTAGATATGATTACTAAATTAGAAGTAGGTGAAATTAATCTAGATGTTACAAGATTTAATATTGTTGAAGTAATTCAGAATGTCTTCGATTTATTTGAAATGAAAGCTTCAAATAAAAACATTACGTTAACCTTTGATACAAGATATTCCAAGCCTATCTGGGTGATGGCCGATCAAGAAAAAATACAACAAATAGTAACTAATTTAGTTGTAAATTCAATTAAGTATGGTAAAAAGGGAGGAACTACCGAAGTAAGTATCGAAGATTTAATTAATAATAAAGTTATTGTTCGAATAACTGACAATGGCGAAGGAATTGAAAAACAAAATATTCCTCGTCTTTTTGAACGTTTTTATAGAGTAGATAAGAGTGGTGCTAGAAGTGAAGGCGGTTCCGGATTAGGTTTGGCAATCGTGAAACATATTATTGAAGGGCACGACGAAAAAATATATGTGGAAAGCCAAATAGGTGTTGGTTCAGAATTTTCATTTACTTTGGAAAAGACTAAATAA